One stretch of bacterium DNA includes these proteins:
- the infC gene encoding translation initiation factor IF-3: MSRDTQPYLTPNFKKRNKEELYRVNEKIRAYEVRVIGPDGSHLGIMKTKDALKLAYEYGLDLVEVSPNANPPVCKILDYGKLKYEEQKKQKEAKKRQQGEVREITMSPRISDHDLNVKLKKIREFLEDGSKVRVIIRFKGRELVHPEWGNEIYEKIVQQLEGEAEVEVPPKMEGKNLTFLLRNAK; the protein is encoded by the coding sequence AGAAGAGAAATAAAGAAGAACTATACAGGGTAAATGAAAAAATCAGAGCCTATGAAGTAAGGGTGATCGGACCCGACGGTTCCCACCTTGGTATAATGAAAACAAAGGATGCATTAAAACTCGCATACGAATACGGGCTTGACCTGGTTGAAGTCTCACCCAACGCAAATCCCCCTGTATGTAAAATATTGGACTACGGAAAACTAAAATATGAAGAGCAAAAGAAGCAAAAAGAAGCAAAGAAGAGACAACAGGGTGAAGTCAGAGAAATTACTATGAGTCCAAGAATATCTGATCACGACCTGAATGTGAAACTAAAGAAAATAAGGGAGTTTCTTGAAGACGGAAGTAAAGTTCGGGTTATTATTCGATTCAAAGGGAGAGAATTAGTTCACCCTGAATGGGGTAATGAGATTTACGAGAAAATAGTTCAACAACTTGAAGGTGAAGCAGAAGTTGAAGTACCCCCTAAAATGGAAGGGAAAAATCTAACCTTCCTCTTAAGAAACGCAAAATAA
- the rpmI gene encoding 50S ribosomal protein L35, with the protein MPKVKSKRSAQKRFKVTATGKVKRFKAFKSHLLIGKNAKKRRNLRRPTLVDKTELKKIRRLMPNSF; encoded by the coding sequence ATGCCTAAGGTTAAAAGTAAGCGTTCTGCTCAAAAAAGGTTTAAAGTAACAGCAACGGGAAAGGTAAAAAGATTCAAGGCCTTTAAGAGCCACCTTCTCATAGGGAAAAATGCCAAAAAAAGGAGAAATCTAAGAAGGCCAACCCTTGTTGATAAAACCGAGCTTAAAAAGATAAGAAGGTTAATGCCTAACAGCTTTTGA
- a CDS encoding D-alanine--D-alanine ligase codes for MDFSQLKESLKGKRITVICGGWSGEREVSLRSGEKVYESLLRQGFNAFFFDLTRENITEIKPGFTDVAFIILHGKPGEDGTIQGMLELMGIPYTGSGVLASAIGMDKIMTKKIMQFANINTPPYHFIPTNKNLKEEAEIALKNIGIPSVVKPRYEGSSLGVKIVHSEQEFWDAVNETRDKFGDFYIEKF; via the coding sequence ATGGACTTTTCCCAACTCAAAGAAAGCCTAAAAGGCAAGAGAATAACAGTTATTTGTGGTGGTTGGTCTGGTGAACGTGAAGTTTCGTTGAGATCGGGCGAAAAGGTTTATGAGAGCCTGTTAAGACAGGGTTTTAATGCCTTCTTTTTTGACTTAACAAGAGAAAACATCACAGAAATCAAACCCGGCTTTACCGATGTAGCCTTTATAATCTTGCATGGGAAGCCCGGGGAAGACGGAACAATTCAAGGTATGCTGGAACTGATGGGAATCCCTTATACTGGTTCTGGTGTTCTTGCCTCCGCAATAGGAATGGACAAGATAATGACAAAAAAGATAATGCAATTTGCCAATATCAACACACCTCCTTATCACTTCATTCCAACAAATAAAAATTTGAAAGAGGAAGCAGAAATTGCTCTAAAAAATATTGGGATCCCTTCTGTTGTAAAACCAAGGTACGAAGGTTCGAGCCTCGGGGTAAAAATTGTACATAGTGAACAAGAATTTTGGGACGCAGTTAACGAAACCCGTGATAAGTTTGGTGATTTTTATATCGAAAAGTTTA
- a CDS encoding D-alanine--D-alanine ligase (D-alanine--D-alanine ligase; DdlA; DdlB; cytoplasmic; catalyzes the formation of D-alanyl-D-alanine from two D-alanines in peptidoglycan synthesis; there are two forms of this enzyme in Escherichia coli) has product GVLGTGEGSFPLPILELEVVGREFYDYTAKYTKGLTNFIIPARLSERTTKAFQEASVKLHREIGCRGFSRVDGIVDENENYYVLEINTLPGMTDLSDLPKEAEHIGIPYDEVVLYILRSAFE; this is encoded by the coding sequence GGAGTACTTGGCACAGGTGAAGGGAGTTTCCCCCTTCCCATCCTTGAATTAGAGGTAGTTGGAAGAGAATTTTATGACTATACAGCCAAATATACGAAGGGATTAACAAATTTTATAATACCAGCACGTCTTTCTGAAAGGACAACAAAAGCTTTCCAAGAAGCCTCTGTTAAACTACACAGAGAGATAGGTTGCCGTGGATTTTCCAGGGTAGACGGAATCGTAGACGAGAATGAAAACTATTACGTTCTTGAAATCAACACCTTACCCGGTATGACGGACTTATCCGACCTACCGAAAGAGGCGGAACACATTGGAATTCCCTATGATGAGGTAGTACTTTATATTCTCAGGTCGGCCTTTGAGTAG